A region from the Rosa rugosa chromosome 6, drRosRugo1.1, whole genome shotgun sequence genome encodes:
- the LOC133715843 gene encoding uncharacterized protein LOC133715843: MHSWSISHAPKGFILSLGSLWVPLDKVKKKKEGSKLFLTTTGSSQCLLRMTFQNLMNQEKYLSVWLMNIRPVSPQITSNGEWRIQTTFLQEKAVQQEQWTQNWQYEQFRLFEDTSLITTLGLHRKICSTLQRR; this comes from the exons atgcacagttggagcatttcacatgcgccgaaggggtttatcttgagcCTAGGAagtctttgggttccccttgacaaagtcaaaaaaaaaaaagaaggaagcaAGCTTTTCTTGACAACTACCGGAAGTTCCCAATGTTTGCT GAGAATGACCTTTCAGAATTTGATGAATCAAGAGAAATACTTGAGTGTTTGGTTGATGAATATAAGGCCTGTGAGTCCCCAGATTACATCAAATGGGGAATGGAG GATCCAGACCACGTTCTTACAGGAGAAGGCAGTGCAGCAGGaacagtggacccaaaattggcAGTATGAACAATTTAG ATTGTTCGAAGATACTAGCTTGATTACTACACTTGGACTTCATCGGAAGATTTGTAGCACCCTGCAACGGCGATAA
- the LOC133715842 gene encoding putative transcription elongation factor SPT5 homolog 1 — MSNWREEDYGEDESEMREEERRGGRGGRLNSDEIEIQKRRGRGSNSKKRKLKSVAAEEEEEEGGGGRPFKSMFVDDEAIEDEDEDEEEDDEGELDGFIVNEPEFDNEPDHDGGGGRRMGFVLPEEEEEEDIDEFERRVQDRFRDVHVEEYEDDTEVGQQALIPGVKDPKLWLVKCAIGKEREVAACLMHKCIDNPGELQIMSAIALDHLKSFIYVEAYKEAHVREACKGLRYVILQKIMLVPIKEMIDVLSCESKSIVNDKWVRIKTGVYKGDLAKIVGHVPGRQQVRVKLIPRVDLQALAKGVESSKKKESGARPDRVPALLRNMNLVRQLGVRVQSMRDPLARGYIEKVDGLSGMIFKDGFHLKVVSDKSIKEAKPSLQELEEFQELDGDGDHTIPNRKKGESFMKGDAVIVTDGDLRNLVGRVEKVELGTVHIKAEMDGLPETVAINQTALQKCFKEGQHVKVVSGSQQGATGMVVKVDQQKQLITILSDATNEAICVFSDHAVESPEVNNGDTMGDSHCLRYHKIPSQSPRFSGGARRHDGQDGFGKGSRVKFRLGPYKGCRGRVVEVKGSNVRVELESQMKTVVVDRLHCISESGNVAAAVTTPYRSGCETPMPCMSTPMRDPGATSMPYMTTPMRDPGASPMRYMTTPYMMTPRRDPPRATPIHGGMRTPPMTPMRDPRATPIHGGMRTPPIY; from the coding sequence ATGTCGAATTGGAGAGAGGAAGATTATGGAGAAGACGAGAGCGAGATGCGggaggaggagaggagaggaggacGAGGGGGGAGATTGAATTCTGACGAGATTGAGATCCAGAAGCGGAGAGGGCGAGGGTCGAATTCGAAGAAGAGGAAATTGAAATCCGttgcggcggaggaggaggaggaagaaggcgGTGGTGGAAGGCCTTTTAAGTCCATGTTTGTGGATGATGAGGCTATtgaggatgaagatgaagatgaggagGAAGACGATGAGGGTGAATTGGATGGGTTTATTGTTAATGAACCGGAGTTTGATAACGAACCTGATCATGATGGTGGCGGTGGGAGAAGGATGGGGTTTGTTCTtccggaggaagaagaagaggaggataTTGATGAGTTTGAAAGAAGGGTTCAAGACAGATTTAGGGATGTTCATGTGGAAGAATATGAGGATGATACGGAGGTTGGACAGCAAGCTCTCATACCCGGTGTTAAGGACCCGAAATTGTGGTTGGTGAAGTGTGCCATTGgtaaagagagagaggtagCGGCTTGTCTAATGCACAAGTGTATTGATAATCCTGGAGAATTGCAGATCATGTCTGCAATTGCTTTGGATCACTTGAAAAGCTTCATATATGTTGAAGCTTACAAAGAAGCCCATGTGAGGGAAGCTTGCAAAGGTCTGAGGTATGTAATTCTGCAGAAAATAATGCTTGTTCCTATTAAAGAGATGATTGATGTGCTATCATGTGAAAGCAAGAGCATTGTAAATGATAAATGGGTTAGGATTAAGACAGGAGTATATAAAGGGGACCTTGCCAAGATTGTGGGGCATGTCCCGGGGAGACAGCAAGTTAGAGTAAAGTTAATTCCAAGGGTTGATTTACAAGCTCTTGCAAAAGGTGTAGAATCATCAAAGAAGAAGGAATCTGGCGCACGTCCTGATCGTGTTCCTGCACTTCTTAGGAACATGAACCTAGTTAGACAGCTGGGTGTACGAGTACAGTCCATGCGAGATCCATTGGCACGTGGTTATATTGAGAAGGTTGATGGCTTATCTGGGATGATCTTTAAAGATGGTTTCCATCTTAAAGTTGTTTCTGATAAAAGTATAAAAGAGGCAAAACCCTCCTTGCAAGAACTTGAAGAATTCCAGGAACTTGATGGTGATGGAGATCATACAATTCCAAATAGAAAGAAAGGCGAAAGCTTTATGAAGGGCGATGCAGTTATTGTTACGGACGGAGATCTGAGAAACTTGGTGGGACGGGTTGAGAAAGTGGAGTTAGGGACTGTTCATATCAAAGCGGAAATGGATGGCCTCCCGGAAACTGTTGCCATCAATCAAACAGCACTTCAGAAATGCTTTAAAGAAGGGCAGCATGTGAAGGTTGTTAGTGGTAGTCAACAAGGAGCAACTGGCATGGTTGTTAAGGTTGATCAGCAGAAGCAGTTGATCACCATTTTATCTGATGCAACCAATGAAGCTATCTGCGTGTTCTCTGATCATGCTGTGGAGAGTCCTGAAGTGAATAATGGTGATACAATGGGCGACTCCCACTGCTTAAGGTATCACAAAATCCCTAGTCAAAGTCCAAGGTTTTCTGGAGGTGCAAGAAGGCATGATGGGCAGGATGGTTTTGGTAAAGGGAGCCGAGTAAAGTTCCGTCTAGGTCCCTATAAAGGCTGCAGGGGGCGTGTTGTGGAGGTTAAAGGATCAAATGTAAGGGTTGAACTAGAGTCCCAGATGAAGACTGTTGTTGTTGATCGTCTGCATTGTATTTCAGAATCAGGTAATGTTGCTGCTGCAGTTACAACACCATATCGCTCTGGTTGTGAGACCCCAATGCCTTGCATGAGCACTCCTATGAGAGATCCTGGAGCAACGTCAATGCCTTACATGACAACTCCCATGAGAGATCCTGGAGCATCCCCAATGCGTTATATGACGACTCCTTACATGATGACTCCCAGAAGAGATCCCCCCCGAGCAACACCAATACATGGTGGCATGAGAACTCCACCTATGACTCCCATGAGAGATCCCCGAGCAACACCGATACATGGTGGCATGAGGACCCCTCCTATATATTAG